A DNA window from Fragaria vesca subsp. vesca linkage group LG3, FraVesHawaii_1.0, whole genome shotgun sequence contains the following coding sequences:
- the LOC101310676 gene encoding ABC transporter G family member 31-like yields the protein MAASNGSEYFELGVEGTSETFARPSNAESVAEDEEELMWAAIRRLPSQKQSSIAILKSEKSETIDVRKLDRQRRELVVKKALATNDQDNHRLLSAIKERLDRVELEVRKVEVRYENLNVVADVQTGSRALPTLINYTRDGIESILTSLRIFKPKRRSLTILNNISGVIKPGRMTLLLGPPSSGKSTLLMTLAGKLDGDLKKSGSITYNGHRPDEFCIQRTAAYISQTDNHIAELTVRETLDFAARCQGASEGFAAYMKELVKLEKEKNIRPDPEIDAFMKASSVGGKHSITTDYVLKVLGLDLCSETIVGNDMLRGVSGGQRKRVTTGEMAVGPRKAMFMDEISTGLDSSTTYQIVKCIGNFVHHMEATVLIALLQPAPETFELFDDLVLLAEGHMVYQGPRAEVLEFFESLGFKLPPRKGVADFLQEVTSKKDQAQYWADRSKPYAYLSVSEIAEAFKKSRFGKAVDDDLSAPYDRSKSLLSALPKTKYATSKWELCRACFSRELLLISRHRFLYTFRTCQVAFVGAMTCTMFSRWTIHPTDEMNANLYLSCLFFGLVHMMFNGFTELPLMISRLPVFYKQRDNYFHPAWAWSGASWLLRIPYSMVEAIVWSCVVYYIVGFAPGAGRFFRFMLLLFTVHQMALGLFRTMASLARDMVTANTFGSAALIVIFCFGGFIIPKDSIKPWWEWAFWISPLSYAQRAVSVNEFTAARWLKISPFTNRTIGQSVLQQYDLPNGDYWYWTGVGALIAYALVFNCIVTLALMYLNPPRKNQTVLPLDDSEGSPAADGQSQLHHLTHTMSSPKSNGNIIPRKGMILPFQPLTMTFHNVNYYVDMPKEMKSQGIPEPRLQLLSNVSGVFSPGVLTALVGSSGAGKTTLMDVLAGRKTGGYIEGDIKISGYPKEQRTFARISGYVEQTDIHSPQLTVEESVRFSSALRLPKEVSAEKRLEFVEEVMKLVELETLRHALVGLPGSSGLSTEQRKRLTIAVELVANPSIIFMDEPTSGLDARAAAIVMRTVRNTVDTGRTVVCTIHQPSIDIFEAFDELLLMKRGGQVIYGGKLGLHSQTMINYFQAINGITPIPSGYNPATWMLEVTTPACEQRIGEDFASIYRESAQYREVEESIEQYSIPPPDSEPLKFASTYSQNTLFQFKTCLWKQNLVYWRSPQYNAMRLIFTTIAALIFGSAFWDVGRKRDSIQSLMMVMGALYSACLFLGVNNASSVQPIVSIERTVFYREKAAGMYSPFAYAAAQVNPSTRTLRLFSKLHFWKSRVHNSPLPSTVMQGLIEIPYIAVQTIVYGVITYFMVNFERTISKFFSSSIGIELIVNHKKFLLYILFMFLTFTYFTLYGMAAVGLTPSQHLAAVISSAFYSLWNLHSGFLIPKPSMPKYWVWFYYICPVAWTLRGIITSQLGDVETILVGPAFKGTVKEYLEVTLGFGPGMIGVSVAVLLGFNVLFFSIFAFSIRYLNFQKR from the exons ATGGCGGCGTCGAACGGGAGCGAGTACTTCGAATTGGGAGTCGAGGGGACGAGCGAGACGTTCGCGCGGCCGTCGAACGCCGAGTCGGTGGCGGAGGACGAGGAGGAGCTGATGTGGGCGGCGATCCGACGGCTGCCGTCGCAGAAGCAATCCAGCATCGCCATTCTCAAGTCGGAGAAGTCGGAGACCATCGACGTCCGGAAACTCGATCGCCAACGCCGTGAACTCGTCGTCAAGAAAGCCCTCGCCACTAACGACCAGGACAACCACCGCCTCCTCTCCGCCATTAAAGAACGCCTCGACAG AGTGGAATTGGAGGTTCGAAAAGTGGAAGTGCGGTACGAGAATCTGAATGTAGTAGCAGACGTTCAAACAGGATCAAGAGCTTTGCCTACTCTCATTAACTATACTCGTGATGGTATAGAG AGTATTTTAACTAGTTTGAGGATTTTTAAACCCAAGAGACGGTCTTTAACAATCTTGAACAACATCAGCGGCGTTATCAAACCTGGAAG GATGACTTTGCTTTTAGGACCCCCAAGTTCTGGCAAATCCACTTTGCTCATGACTCTTGCAGGAAAACTGGACGGCGACTTAAAG AAAAGTGGTAGCATTACCTACAATGGCCATAGGCCTGATGAGTTCTGCATTCAAAGAACTGCTGCTTACATAAGCCAAACAGATAATCACATTGCAGAACTCACCGTGAGAGAAACCTTAGACTTTGCAGCTAGATGTCAAGGCGCCAGCGAAGGTTTTGCAGCGTATATGAAAGAGCTGGTCAAATTAGAGAAGGAAAAAAACATAAGGCCAGATCCAGAAATTGATGCATTCATGAAGGCATCATCTGTTGGTGGTAAGCACAGTATCACAACAGATTATGTTCTCAAAGTGCTCGGTCTTGATCTTTGTTCAGAGACAATTGTTGGAAATGACATGTTAAGAGGGGTTTCCGGGGGACAGAGGAAAAGGGTTACTACAGGTGAAATGGCAGTTGGACCAAGAAAAGCCATGTTTATGGATGAAATATCTACTGGACTGGATAGTTCTACTACATATCAAATTGTTAAATGTATAGGGAATTTTGTTCATCACATGGAAGCTACAGTACTAATAGCTCTGCTTCAGCCTGCACCTGAGACATTTGAATTGTTTGACGATTTAGTGCTACTAGCCGAAGGACACATGGTTTATCAAGGCCCTCGAGCTGAAGTGTTGGAGTTCTTCGAGTCATTAGGCTTCAAACTACCACCGCGAAAGGGTGTTGCAGATTTTCTTCAAGAG GTAACGTCTAAGAAGGATCAAGCTCAGTACTGGGCTGATCGTTCAAAACCATACGCATACCTTTCTGTCTCAGAAATTGCAGAAGCCTTTAAGAAGTCCAGATTTGGAAAGGCTGTGGATGACGATCTCTCTGCTCCATATGATAGATCTAAAAGTCTTCTTTCGGCTTTGCCAAAAACTAAATATGCAACCTCAAAATGGGAGCTTTGTAGAGCATGCTTTTCGCGAGAACTACTGTTGATCAGCAGGCATAGGTTTCTTTACACATTTAGGACCTGCCAG GTTGCATTTGTTGGAGCTATGACATGCACAATGTTTTCTAGATGGACAATACACCCCACAGATGAAATGAATGCCAACCTTTATCTTTCTTGCTTGTTCTTTGGGTTGGTGCACATGATGTTTAATGGGTTTACCGAGCTACCCCTTATGATATCTCGGCTCCCAGTCTTTTACAAGCAAAGGGACAATTACTTTCATCCTGCGTGGGCATGGTCTGGTGCTAGTTGGCTTCTGCGCATACCTTACTCTATGGTTGAAGCTATCGTATGGTCTTGTGTTGTATACTACATTGTTGGTTTTGCCCCTGGTGCTGGTAGATTTTTCCGATTCATGTTGTTGCTATTTACTGTGCACCAAATGGCTTTGGGTCTCTTCCGGACAATGGCATCTCTTGCACGAGACATGGTCACTGCCAATACATTTGGATCAGCTGCACTAATTGTTATATTTTGTTTTGGTGGATTCATCATTCCCAAAG ATAGCATTAAGCCATGGTGGGAATGGGCCTTTTGGATATCACCACTATCATATGCACAACGCGCAGTTTCTGTCAATGAATTTACTGCTGCAAGGTGGCTCAAG ATATCTCCTTTTACTAACAGAACAATTGGGCAAAGTGTTCTCCAACAATACGACTTACCAAATGGTGATTACTGGTATTGGACTGGAGTTGGTGCTCTTATTGCTTATGCATTGGTTTTCAATTGCATAGTGACTCTGGCCTTAATGTACCTAAATC CACCAAGGAAAAACCAGACAGTGCTTCCACTTGATGACTCAGAAGGGAGTCCTGCTGCAGATGGTCAGTCTCAACTCCACCATCTAACTCAT ACTATGTCTAGCCCAAAATCGAATGGAAATATCATCCCAAGAAAGGGAATGATCTTACCATTTCAGCCTTTAACAATGACCTTCCACAATGTTAACTACTATGTTGACATGCCAAAG GAAATGAAGTCACAAGGTATACCAGAACCGAGGCTGCAACTCTTGTCGAACGTGAGTGGAGTATTCTCACCAGGTGTTCTTACAGCTTTAGTTGGCTCTAGTGGAGCTGGAAAGACCACTTTGATGGACGTCCTTGCTGGTAGGAAAACTGGTGGATACATAGAAGGAGACATCAAGATATCTGGTTACCCGAAAGAGCAAAGAACTTTTGCTAGAATATCAGGATATGTTGAGCAAACTGACATACATTCTCCTCAACTGACTGTTGAGGAGTCTGTAAGGTTTTCTTCTGCTCTTCGCCTTCCCAAGGAAGTCAGCGCAGAGAAAAGACTT GAGTTTGTCGAAGAAGTAATGAAATTAGTAGAGCTTGAAACTCTAAGGCATGCTTTGGTTGGATTGCCAGGCAGTTCAGGCTTATCAACAGAGCAAAGAAAACGCTTAACAATTGCTGTTGAGCTTGTTGCCAACCCTTCAATTATCTTTATGGATGAACCCACTTCTGGACTTGATGCAAGGGCAGCAGCCATTGTGATGAGGACTGTTCGTAATACGGTTGATACAGGAAGAACGGTGGTCTGCACTATCCATCAACCAAGTATTGACATATTTGAAGCATTTGATGAG CTTCTTCTTATGAAACGAGGGGGGCAAGTTATATATGGAGGAAAGCTAGGCCTGCACTCCCAGACAATGATAAACTACTTTCAG GCGATTAATGGAATTACTCCAATTCCAAGCGGGTACAATCCAGCCACCTGGATGCTGGAGGTAACCACACCGGCTTGTGAACAAAGAATTGGTGAAGACTTTGCTAGCATATACAGAGAATCAGCGCAGTACAG GGAGGTGGAAGAGTCCATAGAGCAGTATAGTATTCCTCCACCTGACTCGGAACCATTAAAGTTTGCTTCCACGTATTCACAAAACACATTGTTTCAGTTTAAGACCTGCTTATGGAAACAAAACCTTGTGTATTGGAGAAGTCCACAATATAATGCCATGAGGTTAATCTTTACTACGATTGCTGCATTGATATTCGGTTCAGCATTTTGGGATGTGGGTAGGAAAAGGGACTCGATTCAATCATTGATGATGGTTATGGGAGCTCTTTATTCTGCTTGCTTGTTTCTTGGGGTCAATAACGCTTCTTCAGTTCAGCCAATTGTTTCGATTGAGAGGACAGTATTTTATCGAGAAAAAGCAGCTGGAATGTATTCTCCATTCGCCTATGCAGCAGCCCAGGTAAATCCCTCTACACGAACATTAAGATTATTTAGCAAATTGCATTTCTGGAAATCAAGAGTCCATAACTCTCCTTTGCCTTCTACTGTCATGCAGGGCCTTATAGAGATCCCATACATTGCTGTACAGACAATAGTTTATGGGGTGATCACATACTTCATGGTTAATTTTGAAAGAACAATCAGTAAGTTTTTTAGTTCTTCCATTGGAATTGAACTCATCGTTAACCATA AAAAATTCTTGCTCTATATTCTGTTCATGTTCCTCACATTCACCTACTTCACCCTTTATGGCATGGCGGCTGTTGGACTCACTCCTTCTCAACACCTAGCAGCTGTCATCTCTTCTGCATTTTACTCACTGTGGAATCTTCACTCTGGTTTCCTCATCCCCAAACCA AGTATGCCGAAATATTGGGTTTGGTTTTACTACATCTGTCCAGTTGCATGGACACTTAGAGGTATTATCACTTCCCAGCTTGGTGATGTAGAGACCATTCTTGTTGGACCTGCGTTTAAGGGCACTGTGAAAGAATACTTGGAAGTCACACTTGGCTTTGGCCCTGGGATGATTGGAGTTTCAGTAGCTGTGCTTCTCGGCTTCAATGTCCTTTTCTTCAGCATCTTTGCCTTCTCGATCAGATATCTCAACTTCCAGAAACGATAG
- the LOC101302149 gene encoding 3-oxo-Delta(4,5)-steroid 5-beta-reductase-like, with product MAAEETRKPEATAIDNVAAIFGVTGLVGKVLARKLISKPKWKVYGIARAPDHQIIPVDQSCSNFHFIQCDLLNPLETQKRLSLLQDVTHVFWVTWASQYQLDSIECCDQNKAMLSNALDAIIPGAMALKHVTLQTGMKHYVSLQGPFDENEARYYNEESPRVKPGCNFYYVLEDLLKERLHGKTAWSVHRPGLLIGSSSRTLYNFMGSLCVYGTICKHLNLPFMFGGTKKCWEETCIDGSDARLVADQQIWAATTADLDENGHSFNAINGPSFTWKEIWKAVAGKLGVQVSEEHTFSEDFWYSKAMADKQQVWKQIVAEKGLIETEMDYLANWDFLDVLFRCPVKILGTRDKVDGLGFDVRYQTVDSIMYWIDCMRDEKLIP from the coding sequence ATGGCAGCTGAAGAAACTAGAAAACCAGAGGCTACTGCCATTGATAATGTTGCTGCCATTTTTGGGGTAACTGGGTTAGTTGGTAAGGTACTTGCCAGAAAGCTAATATCAAAACCCAAATGGAAGGTTTACGGTATAGCTCGAGCTCCTGATCATCAGATCATACCCGTTGATCAAAGTTGTTCAAACTTCCATTTCATCCAGTGTGATTTGCTAAACCCTTTGGAAACCCAGAAAAGACTCTCCTTGTTACAAGATGTGACTCATGTGTTTTGGGTCACTTGGGCAAGCCAGTACCAATTGGATAGCATTGAGTGCTGTGACCAAAACAAGGCCATGCTGTCCAACGCCTTGGATGCCATTATTCCTGGTGCCATGGCATTGAAACATGTTACTCTTCAGACTGGGATGAAGCATTATGTGTCGCTGCAAGGCCCTTTCGATGAAAATGAAGCTCGATACTACAATGAGGAGTCTCCGCGAGTGAAACCAGGCTGCAACTTCTATTATGTTCTTGAAGACTTGCTCAAGGAGAGGCTACATGGTAAGACAGCTTGGTCTGTGCATAGGCCTGGTTTGCTAATTGGTAGTTCTTCTAGGACATTGTACAATTTTATGGGTAGCTTATGCGTTTATGGGACTATTTGTAAGCATTTAAATCTCCCTTTTATGTTTGGAGGGACTAAAAAGTGTTGGGAAGAGACTTGTATTGATGGCTCAGATGCAAGGCTAGTAGCTGATCAGCAAATTTGGGCAGCCACCACTGCTGATTTGGATGAAAATGGCCATTCGTTTAATGCAATCAACGGTCCAAGTTTTACATGGAAGGAGATCTGGAAAGCTGTTGCAGGAAAGCTTGGAGTACAAGTATCAGAAGAACACACATTTTCTGAGGACTTCTGGTATTCAAAAGCCATGGCTGACAAGCAACAAGTCTGGAAACAAATTGTAGCAGAAAAAGGGCTGATTGAAACTGAGATGGACTATTTGGCCAATTGGGATTTCTTGGATGTTCTGTTTCGCTGCCCGGTTAAGATTTTGGGGACTCGAGACAAAGTTGATGGACTTGGTTTTGATGTAAGGTACCAGACAGTGGATTCCATCATGTATTGGATAGACTGTATGAGAGATGAGAAGCTAATACCTTAA
- the LOC101314443 gene encoding vacuolar cation/proton exchanger 1-like yields the protein MGSQEDFIINNIENGIDDHRKGLVSGTNNMNGVDQNNKEQWSVGKTPQNLSSSMVRKKSDPIIVSNVRFQMLRNFLNNLQEVILGTKLAVLFPAIPLAIAADFYHFGRPWVFALSLLGLTPLAERVSFLTEQIAYFTGPTVGGLLNATCGNATEMIIALFALHENKIDVVKYSLLGSILSNLLLVLGTSLLCGGLANIKKEQRYDRKQADVNSLLLLLGLLCHMLPLMFRYASGVGDSYATSTLQLSRTSSIFMLIAYVAYIFFQLKTHRQVFGSEEEDDEDEEKAVIGCWSAFGWLAGMTIIIALLSEYVVGTIEAASNSWGISVTFISIILLPIVGNAAEHAGSIIFALKNKLDISLGVSLGSASQISMFVVPLSVIVAWIMGIEMDLDFSLLETGSLAFTIIITAFTLQDGTSHYLKGVILFLCYIIIAACFFVDKRPMNDSNGSNLENVLELSSNYYAGVLFA from the exons ATGGGATCACAAGAGGATTTCATCATCAACAACATTGAGAATGGAATCGACGATCATCGTAAGGGTTTAGTAAGCGGGACTAATAATATGAATGGTGTTGATCAGAATAATAAGGAGCAATGGAGTGTTGGGAAGACGCCGCAAAACTTGTCATCCTCCATGGTACGCAAAAAGTCCGATCCGATTATTGTTTCCAATGTTCGTTTCCAAATGCTCAGAAATTTTCTGAACAATTTGCAAGAGGTGATTCTTGGTACTAAGCTCGCCGTGCTTTTTCCGGCCATTCCCCTCGCAATTGCGGCCGATTTTTACCACTTCGGAAGA CCTTGGGTTTTTGCTTTGAGTTTGTTGGGACTCACTCCGCTTGCTGAACGTGTCAGCTTCCTCACTGA ACAAATTGCGTACTTCACTGGTCCAACAG TTGGGGGACTTCTAAATGCAACGTGTGGAAATGCAACAGAGATGATAATAGCACTATTTGCTCTACATGAGAACAAAATAGATGTTGTCAAGTATTCCTTATTGGGTTCCATTCTGTCAAACCTCCTCCTTGTTCTTGGCACCTCTCTACTTTGTGGAGGCTTGGCCAACATTAAAAAGGAACAAAGATATGATAGA AAACAGGCTGATGTTAATTCACTGCTGCTACTGCTGGGGTTACTATGCCACATGTTGCCACTTATGTTCAGATATGCCTCAGGAGTTGGCGATTCCTATGCCACCTCCACTCTTCAGTTGTCAAGAACAAGCAGCATTTTTATGCTTATTGCATATGTTGCTTATATCTTCTTCCAGTTGAAAACACACCGTCAAGTGTTTGGTTCAGAAGAG GAAGATGATGAAGATGAAGAGAAAGCAGTGATAGGATGTTGGAGTGCATTTGGTTGGCTGGCTGGTATGACAATTATCATAGCGCTCTTGTCTGAGTATGTTGTGGGCACAATTGAG GCTGCATCAAACTCTTGGGGCATTTCTGTGACCTTTATCAGCATTATTTTGCTACCAATTGTGGGAAATGCAGCAGAACATGCTGGATCAATCATATTTGCTCTCAAGAACAAGTTG GACATATCCTTGGGTGTTTCTTTAGGTTCTGCATCTCAAATCTCCATGTTTGTG GTCCCTTTAAGTGTGATTGTTGCTTGGATCATGGGGATTGAAATGGATCTTGATTTTAGTCTCCTTGAAACTGGGTCTCTTGCTTTCACAATAATCATCACAGCCTTTACATTGCAG GATGGAACTTCACATTATTTGAAAGGAGTCATTCTTTTCCTCTGCTACATTATTATTGCTGCTTGCTTCTTTGTTGACAAAAGGCCCATGA ATGATTCAAATGGGAGCAATTTGGAGAATGTACTTGAATTATCTTCCAACTATTATGCCGGAGTCTTGTTTGCTTGA
- the LOC101298872 gene encoding nudC domain-containing protein 2-like, whose amino-acid sequence MAEKLAPEKRHSFIHNGQKVFEWDQTLEEVNMYITLPPNVPPKQFYCKLQSKHVEVGIKGNPPYLNHDLTSPVKTDCSFWTLEDDIMHITLQKRDKGQTWASPIVGDCQLDPYATDLEQKRLMLQRFQEENPGFDFSQAQFNGGCPDPRTFMGGIRSD is encoded by the exons ATGGCCGAGAAATTGGCTCCGGAGAAGCGCCATAGCTTCATCCACAACG GTCAAAAGGTATTCGAATGGGACCAAACCCTAGAGGAAGTGAACATGTACATCACTCTACCCCCAAATGTTCCTCCGAAGCAATTCTACTGCAAGCTTCAGTCCAAGCACGTCGAAGTCGGCATCAAAGGAAACCCTCCATATCTCAAT CATGATCTTACTAGCCCTGTGAAGACGGACTGTTCTTTTTGGACACTAG AGGATGATATAATGCACATAACACTGCAAAAGAGGGACAAAGGTCAGACATGGGCTTCCCCTATAGTGGGTGATTGCCAGCTGGATCCTTACGCCACCGATCTTGAACAGAAGCGCCTTATGCTTCAGAGGTTTCAAGAAGAG AACCCTGGTTTTGACTTTTCACAAGCTCAGTTCAATGGGGGATGCCCTGATCCACGTACGTTCATGGGTGGTATCCGCTCTGATTGA